Proteins from one Desmodus rotundus isolate HL8 chromosome 9, HLdesRot8A.1, whole genome shotgun sequence genomic window:
- the LOC112301552 gene encoding olfactory receptor 7A5 isoform X1 produces MEPGNVTQVSEFLLLGFSETPGLQPLLFGLFLCMYLITVLGNLLIILAVSSDSQLHTPMYFFLSNLSLADICSTSTTIPKMLLNIQIHSKAITYAGCITQMYFFILFAGLDDFILTVMAYDRYVAICHPLHYTVIMNSRLCGLLVLVSWVMSALYSLLHCLMLLDLSFCSDLEIPHFFCELKQIIQLACSDTFPNVMVMYFSAGLLAGGPLTGILYSYSKIVSSIRAIPSAQGKYKAFSTCASHLSVVSLFYGTSLVVYLGSGGTHNSQSTATASVMYTVVTPMLNPFIYSLRNKDIKRALQRFLVR; encoded by the coding sequence ATGGAACCAGGCAATGTTACACAGGtttcagaatttcttctcctGGGATTTTCAGAGACACCTGGACTGCAGCCCCTTCTATTTGGGCTCTTTCTCTgcatgtacctgatcactgtgttgggaaacctgctcatcatcctggccGTCAGCTCAGACTCGCAgctccacacacccatgtacttcttcctctccaacctgtccttGGCTGACATCTGTTCAACttccaccaccatcccaaagatgctgctgaacatccagatacacagcaaagctatcacctatgcaggctgcatcacccagatgtattttttcatactttttgcAGGGTTGGATGACTTCATCCTTACTGTCATGGCCTATGACAGATAtgtggccatctgtcaccccCTGCACTATACAGTCATCATGAACTCCCGGCTCTGTGGACTGCTGGTTCTGGTGTCCTGGGTCATGAGTGCCCTGTATTCCCTGTTACATTGCTTAATGTTGTTAGATCTGTCCTTCTGCTCAGACTTGgaaatcccccactttttctgtgaactcaaaCAGATCATCCAACTTGCCTGTTCTGACACTTTTCCTAATGTCATGGTGATGTACTTTTCAGCAGGGCTGCTGGCTGGTGGTCCCCTTACCGGGATCCTTTATTCTTACTCTAAGATAGTGTCATCCATACGAGCAATCCCCTCAGCTCAGGggaagtataaagcattttccacctgtgcatctcacctctcagttgtctccttattttatggTACGAGCCTAGTCGTGTATCTTGGCTCTGGTGGTACCCACAACTCACAGTCAACTGCAACagcctcagtgatgtacactgtAGTCActcccatgctgaaccccttcatctacagtctcaggaacaaggacataaagagggccctGCAAAGATTTCTTGTCAGGTAG
- the LOC112301552 gene encoding olfactory receptor 7A5 isoform X2 encodes MYLITVLGNLLIILAVSSDSQLHTPMYFFLSNLSLADICSTSTTIPKMLLNIQIHSKAITYAGCITQMYFFILFAGLDDFILTVMAYDRYVAICHPLHYTVIMNSRLCGLLVLVSWVMSALYSLLHCLMLLDLSFCSDLEIPHFFCELKQIIQLACSDTFPNVMVMYFSAGLLAGGPLTGILYSYSKIVSSIRAIPSAQGKYKAFSTCASHLSVVSLFYGTSLVVYLGSGGTHNSQSTATASVMYTVVTPMLNPFIYSLRNKDIKRALQRFLVR; translated from the coding sequence atgtacctgatcactgtgttgggaaacctgctcatcatcctggccGTCAGCTCAGACTCGCAgctccacacacccatgtacttcttcctctccaacctgtccttGGCTGACATCTGTTCAACttccaccaccatcccaaagatgctgctgaacatccagatacacagcaaagctatcacctatgcaggctgcatcacccagatgtattttttcatactttttgcAGGGTTGGATGACTTCATCCTTACTGTCATGGCCTATGACAGATAtgtggccatctgtcaccccCTGCACTATACAGTCATCATGAACTCCCGGCTCTGTGGACTGCTGGTTCTGGTGTCCTGGGTCATGAGTGCCCTGTATTCCCTGTTACATTGCTTAATGTTGTTAGATCTGTCCTTCTGCTCAGACTTGgaaatcccccactttttctgtgaactcaaaCAGATCATCCAACTTGCCTGTTCTGACACTTTTCCTAATGTCATGGTGATGTACTTTTCAGCAGGGCTGCTGGCTGGTGGTCCCCTTACCGGGATCCTTTATTCTTACTCTAAGATAGTGTCATCCATACGAGCAATCCCCTCAGCTCAGGggaagtataaagcattttccacctgtgcatctcacctctcagttgtctccttattttatggTACGAGCCTAGTCGTGTATCTTGGCTCTGGTGGTACCCACAACTCACAGTCAACTGCAACagcctcagtgatgtacactgtAGTCActcccatgctgaaccccttcatctacagtctcaggaacaaggacataaagagggccctGCAAAGATTTCTTGTCAGGTAG